The sequence below is a genomic window from Mytilus edulis chromosome 2, xbMytEdul2.2, whole genome shotgun sequence.
TTATTTTCTCTTAGTAGGTCCGGATGCTCGGCAAGTTAGTGATGACGGACCCGGATGTTGTGGGTGTATATTGATGGGACTATCGTATTTTATTGTGGGCATATTTTTCCCATTTTCTCTGGCTATGTGCATAAAGGTAAGCATATTTCCAATACAAATATAACGTGTTATATACCATTTCTTAAATTAGGGACTGAAAAATATGACATAAAAACGGAACAATTTGTTCCATTAATAAAGTTGGACCATGTATCACATTCCATGGAGAATCGCCCTGTTTCTGATATAATTATAGGGCACTGCAATGCATTAACTTACTGTAATCAGCTTACAAGTCACAGTCCAATTGTTGAattaaagtcatataaaaaaaaaaagaggctacTCAGCCCCGTTTTCTTTTCTTGCTAAACATTTTTAACTGCATACACTTGCCTTCGGGAAATATAATGACTTCTTCATAGATGACTGGATTGTTTGAATATTGTAAGATATTCGgttcttttctaaaaaaataatctgtTGACATCAGAtgttttttacattgttttagaATCAGTCGAataacgtttaaaaaaaaaacaaaaaaaaacaatgcgataattttatttctttctcATTATCTCTATTCTTGAAAATCTGGACCAAAATTTTAGTACTTTTTTTTGGATAATAACAATAAATATGTCCAAGTGTACAAAGTATGACATACATGATTACAATCTAATCAAGTACTAGATTCAATAGGatatgtgttttaattttattccAGATTGTTCAAGAGTATGAAAGAGCTGTAATATTCCGGCTAGGTCGAGTCCTACCAGGAGGCGCAAAGGGACCAGGTTAGTTGTACCAGTTTCCTAACTTTTCAATCTTTGTCTCGTCACTTGGCGTTCGTTGTCTGTATTGAGACGTGACTCTTCCATGGAATGACTGAACCAAATTAAACTTAACTCAAGTGGCATTTTCAATTCTGTAATTTCAcggatttttatgatttttttcaagcaACTTGAACATGTGTAGAACTACACATGAACATCAAAACAAATTTACAATTAGCTTATACACACTCGGAGATATAGTAAAtcaaaattgagattggaaatgggaATATGTCATAAAGACAACACTCCAagcaaagagcagaaaacatggAGAATGAGAAAGAATAACAAATGTATAGGGTACacgtacatgtatttgtaaacaTATTGAATAGCATGACTATAAGGGGCGACATCAAAAAATCAGtgaaggataaaaaaacttaattcaaatagtttgggtcaaatagtttggggtgggggtCAAATCgctgcaagttttgtataaattgacatcgattttacatattatccttattggtcaatcaatgtTTCCCAAATTAAATTAAGAGGGTgttaggggggtcagtgaaaaaaatatatgaattaggtttttttttatccttcatagaacttttgatgtcgtccctaaattgTCCTTTTTCAAAAGCCTGTCATACGAAATTTCCTGAAATATTATATGCTATCAAGGAAAAACGGGAGTATGTTTTCCATCATGATTTGCGACAAAACtaacattttctatatttacaacTTTGTATAATAAAAACAGGCACGAAACAGTTATGCGTGAATAAATTTCCATGTGTTTTAAAATctgtattgtaaatatacacggcatagtaataattcataaataaattgaaaaaaaatatatcaaacccGAACATCAAATTTCCAAAGTTGACTTGGTGCACTGCACAAACTACCAATCTAATGACAGGAACCTAAATTACTACAATACTCTATAAATGCCACACTCGTGTATAGAATTGACGGAACTAATATGAAATCTGCACCGTATCATAAAGAGTAACTTACAAGTACTATTGGGCCTGTAACTATGTTTTCTTccaaataatgaaatatgtcCTCGATTTGTATCTAATTGATTAGATTTCAAGTAACTTATAATTTTGTAGGGATGTTCTTCATTTTACCATGTCTGGATGATTTTAAGAAAGTTGATTTACGTACAGTTGCTAACGACGTCCCCCCTCAAGAGGTAGGATTTTTACTTCTGAAAATACTGATTTCATCTCACAGATATAGTTGAAACCCATTTTATGCACTATGTTTTCAAAATGTATTCAAATTACACGTTTTTTTATTGCACTATGTACGAATTTACATATTTACTTATATTAGAATTTCAatttccgtggaaattgtttgaTATTGGAGAACAGTATCTTAATTATCTTATAACATTAACTTATTCTCTGcattaaattttatatgtttgccTGGGGAATTGTGAAAAGCTtcctttggaagtatatttataatgGAAATGGATTAAAAAAAGCTTTGGAACAAAATCAACACATAACATGATGAAAGAATGGCTATGCTGGCACTTCAGGTACTACACGATAGACAAAAATCTGGAAAAATATTTCCTACGGCTTTAATCGACTATACACAGCTAAGGACGTGCAGAATACACAGTTTGGACTTTTTAAAGTATCATCAAGACTTCAAAACATCATTGTCCATATTTAAATGAAATGGTTGCTCTCTCATTAccattttaatatatttgaattttagattttaactaAAGATTCCGTGACTGTAGCAGTTGATGCAGTAATTTACAGCAGTATATATGATCCGACCATGTCTGTTATTAATGTTGAAAACGCTGACGCCTCTACCAGGTTGCTAGCAGCAACGACGTTAAGGAATGTTCTCGGTACAAAAAATATGTCGGAAATTTTAAGCGACAGAGACAGTATTGCACATCAAATGAAggtacaaaaattgttaaaaaacaaaagtttGTGATATATCATCATTTTGTGTTAAAACATGTATGCACATTTATAGTTCACTGAAACTTCCAGACCAGGGGACATTTATTGgtttcatttttcatatcatgtaTTGTTTCATTTACGGGGATGACACAATCTGAAAGATAAGGAAACAAGAAAACTTAGTGAAAGAACCTAAATAACattcttgatttattttgatattgctgTCAAAGTTCATTTTTAGGTTGAAATGTTAAACTGAAAAtcttaaaatcttaaaaaaataaaatacagtgttaatgtctgtatcattttggtcttttgtggatagttgtctctatGGCAATCATAccctatcttctttttttatattaaaatcacTCAGAATGAAATGAAAACCAGAGGAAATTTGGAAATTTGCTTTAAATGTATACAGAACAcgccttattcatgttattgttagAATATCTTTCGTGAACAGAACACCAAAAGGTACAAAACCTTATGCATGTAGGCAATTGAAAGCAATGCAAATGCTACATAAATACCAACATCAAAAATATTATCAACATTCCTGCGTATTGTTATCCTTGTttgtgtttccctcgatttaaaccaaaaaaatctcAAGACTGAGAATTCTTTATCTACCACTTCTTTATGaacaaaacttttgggaaaaaaaaACCGATAAGTATATCATCAAGTCTGATAATTATGGttgatatataaaacaaattaagaaGTGTAAATTTCATATGCGAAATGATAATTTATAAGTTCCCTTAAAATTTATGTTATATCCTATGAATATGGCTATGTGATACGGAAGCCCATTTAGGAcctcaaaaaatataattttgattcgaaatcacgaattttAATCGTTATCACGAATTGCATAATTCGTTATAACAGATAAAATCTCTGATAACAAATTGGTGGAAATCGTTATAACAGATTATGCAATTCGCTatcacatttttttgtaatttgtaataaCGAATTTAATTCGTAAAAACGAATTACAAAATCTGTTATGCCGATTTCAACCAATTCATTATcacaaattaaatatgttataaCTTCGTAATAAagatttcaaattatattttaggGATGTCCTAAATAGGCTTCCGTAAtgtgatgttgttttttttattttcactcaaaacatgcaaataaaaaaagaaaagaaaataacgCAACAAACAATCAATTGAAAGTTATCACAACATCGAACAGTTAAAAGAACAATATTATAAGTTCACAAAATACTGTCTGTACGTTTGCTGAATTTTTTTCAAACTCGCATAAACAAATCAGTTCATTTATTGTGAACACCAAATTTAACGGAAAAACTCAAATGTTCTATTCCTTAAATCATTTATAGATATAtctttcaattttattctttaggCACTCTTAGACCAAGCTACTGATCCATGGGGTATAAGAGTTGAACGAGTTGAAATGTGAGTAGTTCTTAAAATGATTTTCATATTCGTTGACAAGTTAAGACGATTCTTAACTTTCATATATGCATCCGTTTTTTAGATGAAAAAACATTCTCTTATTTCTTATGGCATATTTAAGATacgcatttttttgtacaaaacatTCATATAAGACGATAGCAAGAAATACCAAGAATatatttaacaagaatgtgtgcatagaacacggatgccccactcgcactatcattttctatgttcagttgaccgtgaaataggggtcaaaactctaatttgactttaaaataaaaggtcatatcatagagaacatgtgtactaagtttcaaatttaTTGAACTTCACATTCATCAAAAACTGtcttcaccaaaaactttaacctcaagcgggacagacggacggacgaacgaacggacggacgcacagaccgaaCAACATACTGTCCATCAATGGGGCATGGAAATCTCATGTACAAGATGGACGAAAAACACCACAACCACAGAACACGACGAAACGACAACCAAGAGTCAACGAAACATTTAATCGTCTAATGGTACAAAAATGGGGAAAGTGATCAAAAATGAATAAACAACatacataataaaaacaaacagaaaaaaattaaactgtctgtatgtttgctgattttttttatgataataaacatCAATTCAACCACCAAAACATTGTTTAAAATATGCATTTCAATTGAATGCATGTAGTAatcatacattttattaacaGCAAAGATGTCCGACTTCCAATGCAACTACAAAGAGCCATGGCGGCTGAAGCAGAAGCGTCGAGAGAAGCTCGAGCAAAGGTACGTTGTAATTAGAATTGAATAGTTAATTGACACTACTTATTAAACTGTTAATAGTAATGAGGCTGAAATTTCCAGTAAAATCCTATGTAAGGTTATTTTTGTGTTGCAATTAACAAATGACCTATGGGAAGCAAATGAAACCATATCATATTACCACATAGATGACATAGAAGCAATATGTATCTTAACAGTTTGTATATATACAATAGCTTTCGTATAGACTTCTGATTCGTGAACATAAATATGCGCCAAGCGTGAACAGTTAATATTAGTTTTTAATTATATACACAGACATAAAAATAAGTTAACAGAAATATCAAATTCAAAGTTAAATACCAAAAGGGAGGTAGATAAAACCTGACAAAACAAACGCTCGGTTATAAACcaattgaacacattaaaaataactgtcatatttgtGACTTAAAACgcattttccgaagaaaatgGCTTTACAATTGGTGTTAAAGCTAGCTAAATGTATGGCATTTATTTATAGTTTCGATATATTGACAAATTTGGATGAAGATCCCAAACAAATGAAACAGATGTAATAGGTTAACGTGACAATGATATGTATCCGGCAACCAAACATGTGCTAATTGCCGCCACACAACTGactttaaaaaatcatacaaactataaaataaatcCGTCAAAGACGCCAACAAAAAACTGTTTATAGTTGATAGTACAAGTAAATGTAATCCCCATCCAAGATATATTTCATTCTAATACAGGTAATAGCAGCAGAGGGAGAACAACATGCATCACTTGCTTTGAAGGAAGCAGCTGACATCATGGCCTCCAGTCCAGCCGCTATACAACTTCGATACCTGCAGACACTTAGCACGATAGCATCTGAGAAGAATTCTACTATTATTTTTCCGCTTCCAATCGACATGCTTGCGGCGTTTGGAAAGAAAtgaattaatatctatcaataaCAATAATGACTAGGCTTTAGAGGGAATTCCTCTGAGATTCTGTATCTTGTCAATAAATCCACCTTTTTCATATTTAATCATTGGTAAATTGATCACAATATATCCATGGATAATTATCAAACTATCTTTCCAATCTAATATCAAAGAGCAAtagttttttcttcaaataagtGTGATATTTTAATGAAGAATCATATTGGATTTTAAAGTCATTTACTATTTTTACACATGAATTCTATAACTTTTGTGATCATAGTCAATGATGTCGCCACACAGAGACTATATCgattatatatttcatatataagaGTAGCTGTTTACTTATGTTCGGAGGACTTGGCGATAACAGagaacctacatgtacatgtattgtgtaGAAGACCAACATAAACAGGACGAAACCTGCTGCATTGTTAACGCCTAAGGACGATCCAGTAAAACAAGAACACGTGATCAGTTTGTTATGTTATAATGACTGTGATGTACTGTATATGTGTTAATTTTTACCTCTATTTTCAAAATTGAGGTTCACCTTTTATCTTTTAGAGTTCGTTAAATCCATGACTTCTGATCAGAGTTCGTTAAATCCATGACTTCTGATCATTGTCATTTTTCGATATACAAAGTCACAAGCAATAACTCTCTCATGGCAAAGAAGTATATAATCTGCCTATTTTAGAACgataattgaaaataatgtttttttgtattcTCCGAGATCaagaagttgaaataaaaaatgtcctgtagtCTCATTATGCAGTAGATCGTATATCAAACCAAATGGTTTTCAGCATAACCATGAAAACGGAGAAATACCATAAACATTGTAACTGCACGAAACACGCAACATATctttaattgaaaatgaaattttcaagacCAAAAGCTATTTTAAGTATTGATTTTACCATAAACGAATGACAAATTTGTCTTCATTTTAAAGTTACACAGTTTaacaataaacattaaatttaCATGGACTCAAATAACCATTCTCAATTAAGACTAAATCGTTACgtttaaaataaatgatttcttagaatttggaaaatatttttatattattcctATTCCTATTTGATTTTTCGAGAAAATGACACTGCTCATGCACTCCAAGCCGGGATGATGGTAACGCTGAAGTTCAATGGTCTAATCAAAATACATTTGCAATGATTTTCGTGTCGATGGGAGGAGTCTATGTATATGTTAAAGGGTTTAAGCAGTTTTTAAAGTTGATAAGGGGTTTGTTAACTTTTGATACTAAGAGAAACGTTCTGCAGCGATTGTTTCGATAGATATCTACAAAAGGATCTGTTTTAAGGATTGTGGAGCGTGACATTTTCTAAATACATACGGGTACACAAACAGACTTTGTAGTGTATACAAGATACGAAATCAACCGCGAACACTAAATCCATGAAATCATGAGGTCGACGTCAGTGGAGCCTTGTCTGACGAAAATCCCATATACCCGAAAAAGTAAGCGTAATACTGGCAATAAATGAGTGTTACACATGGAAAACAAATCTTTTGTTTCTTCAAAGCATTTGTTGAACCAACCGGTTATACAGATCCAAAGAATGTTTATATGTTTGTCAGGTATGAAAATGCTTCCCCATTTTCTCCTGTTTAAAGTATTTCTATGGTAATATTTTATGTTTCACGTATTGCTTATGTAACATGTCATTTGTTTTTCTCACATAAAGTTAACAATGAATTTAGTTGCAGGCCCTCTCATTGTAAGGTgtataccaccattgatttccccctattagtctttgttaaatttgcacttttcaaaaaaatgtgcagaatttatctttgtttcaaataaataaatacttggcatgagtaaagatttatcctgtccagtactctTAGGAAAAatatcacataacatttcattgcatgtaAGAAattaaccatcactggaagtcaaccaatcaaatgtctccccttattttatctgtgtacaaggtttagtcaccatgtaaccttaAGATTACAAAAcatatagaaatcccaaataaaaaaataatggtgctttgaaatacccaagacatgtttatgacacagaaatgttttactgcaataaaatgtaggattaattacctaccggtgtgtgtccgttatgcatacgttacgcgtccgttttatttggtcagtactTCAAcagactcccaacggataacaattttgtcaacggacaacttttattttcatccgttaggcgtccgttcgtgctatccggtaaggtgtgaccgaggctaaaAGCAATGTTAATAGTAACTTAAGTTTATAGTCTGACATGGTTCctttattgtattttataaatattgactGTGGTATTATAGTTGTTTACTACTAACAGCTCTTTTGATTCACGGTTGTAAGATAAACCGGTCGGTTGAGATATACCATCGTCTTCTGTCAGGACAATGTCATGTTTCCCTCTATCATGAGATATTCTATGTATGTTGTTTAAACATCCCCATTGTTATTGGCACAGATAGCCCAAGGATCAAATTTTGTACGGATTGTGTTCAGAACTTTACCATTGATATCCATCATGGTTAGAGTGTTGCGTTCATTTTTACCCATATTTGATCTTTTACACTGGTGATTCCTTCACACATTCCTCCAACATTTATAATCTTTCTACTAGGCTTTAACGACTTGCTACTAGGCTTTAACGATGTCAGGTCAATGATTTGGATATATTTATCACCTTGAGATACTAAAGCATATTTGTTTCtatataatgtaatatattttGGTTCAAAGTGCAAATTAATTTCTTTATAGTTGGATCCATCGTGTTTACATGCAAAAAGTTTTCTACCACTGTACTGACTAAGGAGTATCCTGTTACCAGGGAAAAAACAACCTCTTAAAATACACACACCATCACCTAATTTCGTGGTCTGGAATGAATTAATCAGCGACAATTGTCTCTCGTCTCCATGGGATCTGACAAGAACCTGGCTTTGTTGGTCGAGATCTAGTACAGGTATTGGTACTGGGACATTATCTACCGTTATATTACCCAAATCTAGGAGTATCGTTTTAACATTTGATTCCAATTCTAGAGGATGATACGTGAGTGTTGGAATAGTTGCTATTTGAAGTTCTCTTATTTTCAATTCTTTCTGGTGAGTTTTAACATCGAGACATTTTACCACCTTGAATAAATGGATTTCAGATGCGTGTTGTTTAAGCGAGTTTAGATCCCTTTTCCATGTAGACAATGAGTCAGTGTTGAAACGGACGCCATCTTTATTTAGGGATATCATATCTTTACATTGTTTATACTTATTATCAATGTCTTTATGCATATCTGCTTCAAGTTTATCTAAATAATCGACAAGTCTCTGTTTCATTTCCGACACTCTTTTCTTGATGTTGTTACGAATGTTCTTTAATTCTTCAAGTGTTGTTTCATTTTGACTCAGTATTTTTTCTGTAACCTGACTTAGGTTTTCAATCCTTCTCTCTAAGTCGGAAATAGCAGTGCTATCTTTCACGCCCATGGCAGCTTTTTCAACTGAGATGATTGGTTTGCAATTCTGATGTGATACAAATACACATAAATTGCAGACCACCTTGTCATGAGTACAACAGAACAGTACACTCTTATGACGGGGATGAATGTCGCAGTTCTTGGACATTTCAAGAAAAGTTGAAGTACGTTGTTGTATTTCTTTACTTGGTACTGTTTGTTGAGCTGGTAACATCTTTTCGTGAATGCTAGTAGTGTGACCAACAACTTCGCTGCATCCATTGCACGCAGATATTGTTTTTGTGTCTTCATCCCTATGCTGGCAATTGACACCAAATTGACTATCCGCCATACTACTgtaatatgagaaaaacataacctttGCATTAAAAGGGCTGACAAATGTTTATCTGACAGTATGCATAGGTGTACATCAATTCACAATGAATCGACATTTacataatattattataaatgaaaGTGTATTTTTGTATCTAAATTCATCACAATTTGCAAAAAGCAAAGTGAAATATGTCAAGAAGATGACGAAAAATGGTGTTCTggtaaaataatgatgaaaagcAAAGCAATATCGAAAGGGAATAATAAATCATGTTAGAGTAGCAGGTGAGAAAGGATGgcatcatctttttttttgtgatgtttAAGGTTATGTATAACATATATCATTAATATTTCGACTACTTTCAGTAATTTGATGTGTTTTACTCTGACTTGTAGAGGAAATTGTACAAATGGTATAAACTACAGAAAAAGACTATTGAAATAAGGGAAAACGTGTTTAAAGGAATATCATAATAAGCATGCCTAGTAATAATTCAAAATGAATAATGGTagagttaaaataaaaaaactttcaTAAACTGAGCGATTTGTTCCTTTTAAAAGACATAGGGACGAGTTTATGttgattttaatattaagaaagtcatcaaataaactcatcatagataccaggattcaattttaatatttaggcCAGACGCgcgtcaaataaagtacgaagttgaagagcattgaggaccaaaaattactaaaagttttgccaaatacagctaaggtaatcta
It includes:
- the LOC139511943 gene encoding stomatin-like isoform X2 → MESNKGPDARQVSDDGPGCCGCILMGLSYFIVGIFFPFSLAMCIKIVQEYERAVIFRLGRVLPGGAKGPGMFFILPCLDDFKKVDLRTVANDVPPQEILTKDSVTVAVDAVIYSSIYDPTMSVINVENADASTRLLAATTLRNVLGTKNMSEILSDRDSIAHQMKALLDQATDPWGIRVERVEIKDVRLPMQLQRAMAAEAEASREARAKVIAAEGEQHASLALKEAADIMASSPAAIQLRYLQTLSTIASEKNSTIIFPLPIDMLAAFGKK
- the LOC139510809 gene encoding uncharacterized protein, giving the protein MADSQFGVNCQHRDEDTKTISACNGCSEVVGHTTSIHEKMLPAQQTVPSKEIQQRTSTFLEMSKNCDIHPRHKSVLFCCTHDKVVCNLCVFVSHQNCKPIISVEKAAMGVKDSTAISDLERRIENLSQVTEKILSQNETTLEELKNIRNNIKKRVSEMKQRLVDYLDKLEADMHKDIDNKYKQCKDMISLNKDGVRFNTDSLSTWKRDLNSLKQHASEIHLFKVVKCLDVKTHQKELKIRELQIATIPTLTYHPLELESNVKTILLDLGNITVDNVPVPIPVLDLDQQSQVLVRSHGDERQLSLINSFQTTKLGDGVCILRGCFFPGNRILLSQYSGRKLFACKHDGSNYKEINLHFEPKYITLYRNKYALVSQGDKYIQIIDLTSLKPSSKSLKPSRKIINVGGMCEGITSVKDQIWVKMNATL
- the LOC139511943 gene encoding stomatin-like isoform X1, which encodes MESNKVGPDARQVSDDGPGCCGCILMGLSYFIVGIFFPFSLAMCIKIVQEYERAVIFRLGRVLPGGAKGPGMFFILPCLDDFKKVDLRTVANDVPPQEILTKDSVTVAVDAVIYSSIYDPTMSVINVENADASTRLLAATTLRNVLGTKNMSEILSDRDSIAHQMKALLDQATDPWGIRVERVEIKDVRLPMQLQRAMAAEAEASREARAKVIAAEGEQHASLALKEAADIMASSPAAIQLRYLQTLSTIASEKNSTIIFPLPIDMLAAFGKK